The nucleotide sequence GCAGCCACTTGCCTTGCAATCATAATTCCTGAAACACCCATCTGCATGGCTTGATTAGCATcttcaaaagacaaaatatcaCCGTTTCCTGtgcagaagggagagagaagccAGAGGTCAAAGCGCTGCACCAGGGCAAGTCAAAATGAGATAATCCAGGCATGGGATAAAATTCAGAATGGACACTGTGTCCAGGAGCCACACTGTCCAAAGAGGCTCCAGGACTCATGTTTAGAGACTCTCAGGAATGTTTCTGATTAATGTTCCCATTACAAGGAGGAacagagccttctcctctcttcttctaCACTCCCGACTCCTACCCTCTGGGACTCTCTGTGCCATGGTGCCCACAGGAGGAAGCACCTGCTGAAAAGTTGTTTTGTGTCCTGCCTGTCCCCTCCACTCCTGCTTTGCTCAGTACTCACCACGTCTGGCCCCATGCACATCTGCAAAACTGAGATGCACAAGACTCACACACTTCACTCCCTCTGTGGAGTCATGGGCAGTGGTAGGGACACTCCAACCTTGCCCCCTGGCTGAATGTCCTTGGGGGCTTGTGTTTTGTTGtgcatgttttttaaataatatttttcaaaccaGATATTGCAGCACATCTCAGACCCAATAAACCAGCAACACCTACCAAAAAGAGGCATGGGGCTTGCTATTTTAGCACATTCTGCTATGTAGTCCCAGTCAGCAACCCTTGTGTACCGCTGTTCCCTGGACCGGCCATGAAGCTGGGGAAAGAAGTTATAGAGACCTCACCAAAAGCCACAAAGGAAGCATAGCGTAGGACGTGAACACTGGAGGAACATGCTTCAACAAAAGCAACACCAACAGGATGGGGTAAAGGATTCTTCTAGGTGTACAGTCCAGCCAGCTGCTAACAGACTGGGCTGCAGAAGCGGTTAGCAGGGCTGAGACAGCGCTGGAAGCTTTCTGAGTAATGCCTGGGCTATTTGCAAGCCAGAGCAAGAAGTGACAGTTCGCAGTGAAAGGGAATAGTCACTGTGGGCAGGAACTCATCCCCATGCAAGTgagtccccagccctgccataATGAGGCTTATTTGAATGAAGCTTCTGTTTCAAAGCACTGCAGCAATCTCCTTTTGTAATAGATACAAGGTTCAAGACAATCTAGGACAATGTCCTAGATACATGTGCATCTGAATTTGTCTCTCTTACTAGGACAAATCACTAAAAGGTAGTACACAGATGATCAAAGGTGTTTGGAAGAGCTAGTCAGCTGTGGGGAAGGGGTAAGGTCACCCCCACATTGTGCTCTAGGCTGATATGCAAGCAGAGCTCCCCAGACACCAGCCAACAATCTTCACGCCACAGCAAGTAACCCCTTACCGTCACCATGGATGCGCCCCACTCCCGGAGCTTGGGGATTATTTTATGAGCCACATTAATCTTTTCTTGCACCCCTGTCCGTATCTTCACGGTCAGCGGGACGTCCAGCACCTGCAGAGAGGGCAGAgtaaggccaggctggggcaggaggttGCTCTACCAGCTTATCTCCTGCTGGTAGCAGGTGCTCTGACTCACCAAGTTCATCCCTCGGACAATCTGTTCAAACTTGTTGGTCCGAGTCATCAGAGCACAGCCTCCTCCCTGGAGAAAGAAAGGTGGCACCGTGAAGACTTTCTGCCTCCTTGCACCGCAAAGAGCAGCCCTCCACTTAGGAAATGTAACTAAGACTTGGAACCTCTCCAGATTCAGATGAGGGGGATgcttcaacaacaaaaaatacaccTTCTTCCCTCCTGGCTTCTGCCTGCTGCCGGATGGAAGAGACAGCCAaccttcctctgctctttgaACAGCTTATGGGCCCCCTCACTGGAGTCCATAAATGAACTGGGAGCTCTGGATCAAACTGGCAGGAGCAGATCAGGTAGCAGGGGATGAGGCAAAAGACAAGTATCTATTGACAGAAACAGGACATGCTGCAGAACTTCTTACCTTCTTGTAGACCAGGTCAATGGGACACCCAACATTGATGTCCACAAAGTCCACATCAATTGTCTGGTTCAGGAGCTCTGCACATTTGGTCATTGTGTCTGGAAACGCTCCCTCCAGCTACCAAAGGGGGACAGTTTGTATGAGttcaagcagcagcttttctccTCAGAACTGAAATACCATCTGTCAGGCTACCAAGATGACAGCAGTTACCTGCACCCCAAAAACGTCTTCAGTGTGGTGCCGTTTGAGGAGAGCCCACTCAGAGGACTGGCCCTGAAGCAGGTTTGTGCACACAGCCATCTCTCCACAGGTGACGTCTGCCCCAAAGCGTTTGCATATCCTTCGGAAAGGGAGGTTACCGCACTGAAAGAGACAGCAAAGAGACGGGTTAATCACGAGATTTGCTCTGTTCCAAATGTGATAAAGTCAAATTTTGACAAAAGGACTTAGTTACCTACCGTGGTCAATGGAGCCAAGTAGAGCTTGCCTTGGATTTCCAACTGGAAAATAACCAGGGATGAAGGAGCATGTTAGCAGAGCTGAACCAGCAGTGGTTAAACTGGAGGAGATTCCAATCAGTGATTTTATCACCTGCCTTGAGAAAACTCAGTGGAAACCCAGAAAATCACTGTTTTTGTTCAAGAACCTCAACTATTCCCTGACATTTCAGTAAAAGAACCAGAAACTTTAACTGCTCAATTGTTTTCACTGCTCAGCTTGGAGAAAACTCAAAGCAGTTAGAGATTTAGCAGGATGCTAGACTGGCTAACGGACACCACGAcagaggtgaggaaggaggcaATGCTGGGCCGGAGAGCACCGTGCAGTACACGCAGATCTACCAGCCCCAGCTTTCCCTGCAGATCATTTCCACCCTCACTGAGAGCTCAGCTCCTACTCTCTTTCATGTGCAAGGGGCTGAATCTCCTCTCAGTTCTCACCCTTCCAACAACATCGCCACGGCCCCAACAGCTCACCTGCCCATGCCTTTCCCCTCTCATGACAGTAACGTGGTCTCCAGGCAGCTCTGTCCTCTGCCTGCCTCTCACCCAGCTGTCTCTTCTGTCTTCCTAAGGACAATCTCAACCACTTGGCAGGGATACGAAAGACAGCAGCCCTTGACCAAATTCTCACCGCTCACCTTCTTCTTCTCACATGGCCGCAGCTTTACAATGTCTTCATCTGTCACCAAGCCAGCTGTTTTGATGGGACATCCCCCCTCACCCTCTGTGGGGATGGGACTCTGCAAGGCAGCTGGTTTGGGatctcctccctcctctggTAGCACCAGACATTCTGAGGTGTCTCCCAGGCCTTCCTGGGGCGTCGTGCAGTTGGACACCTCTTGATCCTCTGCAGAGCACCCCAGGGCTTTGCCTCCCTTCCCACCGTTGTTGTGGGGCTTGGCCAGACTGCGGAGGTACTCATCAGCCTTCTTGAAGCTAAATTTCTTCTTGCGCAGCTGTTGCTGGAGGTCCTTGGAGAGGTTGTTTCTCACCAGTGACTTCCCCTCCCACTGCTTGGTCAGGTCTGTGTTGATGATATTTTGGTAGCCATCCCCAAGGTGGGCCTTGGCAAAGCGGCAGGTGACGCCATAAATGCACTTGCCAAAGGTTTCAAAGAGCACGCAGCTGTGCCCTAGATCAGCCGGCTTCGTGGCCATGTATTCACTGATGTCATGAAGGAAGCGGCACCGTGAGCCAAAGTAGCACTTGTCTGCACAGCCCTGAAAATAATAAGAGAGGAGATTAAAACCTCTGCCCTCCACCTGCACACATGCATGCCTGTACTTTCTACCACCACTGACGCGAGCCTGGGTCCACCCCAGGCTGGAGAGGGGACAAAACTGCAGTGAGCATCTGTCAGACACTGGATGATGTTGGGAATGCCATGAACTGCTCCCAGGAACATGCTGGGGAATACTGAGTACTTGAGAAGATGTTTTAGCTTTATGGCCTTGGAAAAGCTGCCTTGTCCTGTTCAGCCTCACCTTGTTACACATTCTCCCAACAAGTCAACTGAAGCAGTTCTGCCTCAGCGCCTTCCTGCTGGGAGTTTGCCTTCAACCTCTACCTTCAATCCTCCAGAACGCATTTTCCAAGACCAAAAAATAAACGAACCCCCCAGGGCAAAGCTGAGCGGGACCCCACTTCGTACCTGCGTTACTGACGGGCACAGCCTGCTCTTCTCGTAGTGGTTCGGCTTCATGCACGGCCTGCTCTTGTTCTGCCCCCGGGCTCGCTTCCTCTCCACGGgcacctcctccccttccccagcaccctctGGGCTCTCTGCACCCAGGCCGTGCTCGCTCAGCCTCCCTCGTTTCGCAGGGGGTTCGCTCTGCTCGCTGCCaacctcttctcctcctcctcctcctcctcctcctcagcctctccGTCTCCATGCTCGCCGCTGGCCCTCAGGTAGGCGTGGAACTGCTCCTTGGAGGCGACGAAGCTGCAGCCCCAGACAGGCCGTTAGGAGCCCGAACCGGCCCCggctccggccccggccccggccccggccccggccccagtcCCACACCTCCATAAAACAGCACCGGAGGTGGGAAACCCTGATACCCCCGCGGGCCGCGGGCCGCAGCCcgctcccaccccaccccaccccaccgaGAGGAGCCCAGGGAtcgggccgggcccggccctcacagggccccggggccgctgccccccccccgcccccgatCGCGCACCCACCGCGCCTGGACCGGTGCCAcccctgccgccgccgccgccatcttgttGCCGCACGCGGCGATGACGTGCATCACGTGACCGGGTGTGGGTATAAAAGACCGGGCTGAAGCCGGGCGCTTTCAGTGTGGTGGGCTGGGcggggtggtggtggctggGGTGGCGTACGCCGTGAGGGGGTGCTGTGAGGGGGTAGGTTTGGGCTGGTGGGAGGCTCTGGGCTTGCTGGGGTTGGTGTGTCTGCCTTGTAGGGTGGCGCTGTGCTGGCCCCTTGGGCATTGAGGGGGCCTCTGGCCTCGCTCTGtctctcccagctctgctgtggaTTTCTCTGTTCCATGTCCCAGCCCGGAGTGAAACCTTGGTGCTGTGGCCTGAGGGACGGGACTGGTGATGGCAAAGGGACAGGAGGTGCCCCTGGTCTCATCGTGTCTTGGGGCTGCCCTAGGGGAGGCTTTGGGTGTGCTGCCTGTGTGTGGCTGTCAGCAGGAGGAGGTGAAAAATACTGCACCAGTTGGGCTGTGTAAATGATGGTGGAACGTGAGACAAGGTCACTTTGtccctggggtttggggttttcttctgCAATGGGCTGGAGCCACTGTAAAACTGAGCACAGGCCTGTGAtgctgctctgtgctcctgGTACTTGTGCTGAGGAGGCCGTCCCTAACTATGTGCATGGCTGGTGCTCCGGAGATTGGCTGGAGTATGGATTCTGCCCTTGCGTTTGGTCTGGGGTTAGAAGTTggggctttaaaaataaaccaatgtGTAAAGCCTCTGTTCAGTGAGAGACTTATACACATATGAGATCACCCTCCTGCGTTGCTGCTGTATCTTTCCATGCATTTGCAGCACTTGTCACAGCCTCTTTCTTGGTCTATGTTCCTTGCACGCAAGAAGCATCTGCAATCCTCCAGATGTGCACATAGTACCCCTGGGCTTTGAGTAAGAAATACCTTGTAGTGTGGGGCTTGATGCTTCATTGGGTGATGACTTGGGAGCTCTCCTGCAGGAGGCTttgcttcccttcctttccagctCAGGTTCCCGTCCCTTTCTTGCAGCTGTAATGTGTTATCCATGCAGCCTTCTCAATTGATTTGTGCTTAGCCCTGGCTGCCAAGAGGGAGAGAAATATCTGTGAAATCTAAATGAAGGCAGGAAcatctccattttctttctttgccccTGCGCTGTGCCCAAGGGCCTTGCTGGACCCTTTTGTCAGGATAAGAAATTGCCTCTTCCTTGCCGTGAGCCCAGGAGAGCTGGCAGGAGcatggtttgttttctgctggagCGCAGGTACCAGccagaggagggagaaggtACCTTGTGGTTCTGCCTTCAGGGGCTGCTAGAAGCTGGTGGTGAGCAGCTGTTCTTGTGGTGTTGGGGGATTACTGCAGTGTGTTTATGGGCATGCAAGGGTTGTGTATGCACATAGGACAGGGGTAGAATTGCACGTGGGGCTTTAATTTTGgtgttttcctgctttctgttgCCTTAATGCAGTTTTCTCCAGATATTCCATCAGAAATGTCTTTTGGGAGCATCTGGGAGCCTGGTAGGGTGCTTCTGCTGAGGCTGTTGCTGCGGGTGGGCAGGTTGCAGGACTGAGACAAGCTGCTGTGAGGAGAACTTTTAGCTGATTGGATATTAATTAGTTTTGGAGAGAAATATGAGGAATGTAGAATACTATTTTAAGCTTCAACTTggctgagggaaggaaggaaggaaatgaggCCCTGGGGATTAATGAAGTGATTTCACTGATGTTTTCTTGGGGCAGCAAGCCTGAAGTCGGAGTGCTTTTGACTTGCAGTACTCGGCTGAGGTCAGACTTTCACATCTCATCTCCTCTCAGGGTACTGGTGCAGTGGTTTTATGAGACTAAG is from Anser cygnoides isolate HZ-2024a breed goose chromosome 27, Taihu_goose_T2T_genome, whole genome shotgun sequence and encodes:
- the DUS3L gene encoding LOW QUALITY PROTEIN: tRNA-dihydrouridine(47) synthase [NAD(P)(+)]-like (The sequence of the model RefSeq protein was modified relative to this genomic sequence to represent the inferred CDS: deleted 2 bases in 1 codon) — translated: MHVIAACGNKMAAAAAGVAPVQARFVASKEQFHAYLRASGEHGDGEAEEEEEEEEEEVGSEQSEPPAKRGRLSEHGLGAESPEGAGEGEEVPVERKRARGQNKSRPCMKPNHYEKSRLCPSVTQGCADKCYFGSRCRFLHDISEYMATKPADLGHSCVLFETFGKCIYGVTCRFAKAHLGDGYQNIINTDLTKQWEGKSLVRNNLSKDLQQQLRKKKFSFKKADEYLRSLAKPHNNGGKGGKALGCSAEDQEVSNCTTPQEGLGDTSECLVLPEEGGDPKPAALQSPIPTEGEGGCPIKTAGLVTDEDIVKLRPCEKKKLEIQGKLYLAPLTTCGNLPFRRICKRFGADVTCGEMAVCTNLLQGQSSEWALLKRHHTEDVFGVQLEGAFPDTMTKCAELLNQTIDVDFVDINVGCPIDLVYKKGGGCALMTRTNKFEQIVRGMNLVLDVPLTVKIRTGVQEKINVAHKIIPKLREWGASMVTLHGRSREQRYTRVADWDYIAECAKIASPMPLFGNGDILSFEDANQAMQMGVSGIMIARGALIKPWLFTEIKEQRHWDISSSERFDILKDFSNYGLEHWGSDTQGVEKTRKFLLEWLSFLCRYIPVGLLEHLPQKINERPPYYIGRDYLETLMASQNVDDWIKISELLLGRVPTNFTFLPKHKANSYR